TCTGGATTTCATGTTTCCCTTTTGTTGGGGGTAATTCTCTCGTTAACTGATAAGTTTTCCCCTGTGGTGAGGTTTTCCATCGGTATTAGCGCCCTTCTGATGTATGTTACCATCACAGGTTTTTCTCCTTCGGTGATGCGCGCTGGTTTGATGGGATTAGCGGTGTTACTAGGAATAATTTTACAGCGCCCTTCCCTTGTGTTACCAAGTTTGTTGTTGAGTGCGGTAATTTTGTTGTTAATTAATCCTTTGTGGATATGGGATATTGGTTTTCAATTCAGTTTTTTGGCTACTTTTGGCTTAATTATTACTCTACCCTCTATCATTTCTCGTTTGGATTTTTTACCCCCTACCATAGCTAATTTAATTGCTGTACCTTTGTCTGCCACTATCTGGATTTTACCATTACAAGGTTATATTTTTAATCGTCTTTCTTTATATAGTGTTATCACTAATATTATCGCTACTCCTTTTGTTTTAATTATTAGTTTAGGCGGTATGATTACAGGTTTTTTGGGTTTATTTTTGCCGGTAATTTCCAGCGCCCTCACCCTTATTTTATTTCCTTTTACTTGGCTATTAATTCATTTAGTTAATATCGTTAATAATTTACCTTTTGCTTCCCTTGCCATTGGTAATTTATCTTTAATAATCATTTTAGTTATCTATACTATTTATTTATTGATTTGGACTTTTCCTTTTTGGCAAAAACGCTGGATGTGGCTAGGTTTATTCAGTCTCACTTTAGTTATTTTCCCGTTAATATATCAAAAATTATCCCTAGTACAAATTACTATGATGGAGGGCGCTGATATTCCAGTAATTGTTATTCAAAATCAACGTCATAATTACTTAATTAATTTACCTAATAAAGATTTTTTAAATTATACTTTAAAAAGTTTTTTTAGCTATCAAGGTATTAATAATTTAGACCTAGCAATTAATAATGATGACCAAAATAGTCAAATAGCATTAAATAATTTAACTCAATTTATTAATCTTAAAAATCAAGAGAAAATAAGTGCAAATTCGATTAAATTGAAAAATATAGATAATTCTGAAAATATAGTACAGTGGGAATTAAATCAAGAAAAATGGTTGCTATTAAAAGAATATCAAGATATGCAAACTTTTCCGAATAACATTGACAATTTAATTATTTCAGGGGAAAATTTAACCACAGAAAATATCCAGCAAATACAACCACAAAATATTATTACCTATCAAAATATTAACTCGAAATTAGCAGAGCAATTAGCTAATTTGTCAATAAATTTATATTCATTGTCAGGGGGAAGGGCGCTGGTATGGCAACCGCAAAAAGGTTTTTATTATTATGATCAAGAAAGTTAATCTATCGATAGGGTTTAGAAAAAAATGATGTCGTTGAGGTAGGAAAAAGGGAAAAGTATCAAATACTTATAAATCAAAGACTTTAGCAACGCGGTTAGTTTAAATAAATTGCTATTTTGCAACAATCGTTTTTGATTACAGCAGTTTTCATTTCGTTAAACCACACTTTGGATTATTACAAATATTATCTTTGCGTCTTTGCGCCTTTGCGAGACATAAAAAATGTGGTTTATTCATTAGAAAAGCGCTGTAGGGTAAAAAAAAAGGGCATTTTGTGGTAAAAAAGGCTGTTTTTGGCACTTTTTTAAGATTTTATTGTACTTAAAACTTTTGTTTAGCAAGAGTTTTGATTTATTCAGCACACCCTAATTTTTGATGACAAGGAGTTTAAACCCCTTGTTTAATAGATTGTGCCATAATCTTCTTTATTTTTAAATATCTCATGAATCATTCTTGATTGCTATACTCAATTTTGATTAATTACTTAATTATCCATTACCCTATTAATTGAGCTAATTTGATGTAAATTATAATTTTATGTTAGCCATAGATTGACGGGGATTAAAATTAGTAATTTCTTGAATTTTTTGATGCAATTCTTTTTCTTGAATACTAATATTAGTAGGAGTAATGAGGGCAATTTTTACTAACAAATCACCCCTAGCGCCCTTCGCACTACTCCACCCCTTACCCTTTAACCGTAGAGATTGCCCATGCTTAATACCAGCAGGTATCTTCACATTAACATTACCATCAGGAGTAGGCACAGAAATTTCTGCCCCCAAAACCGCTTCAGAAGGGGAAATAGGTAATTCACAAACTAACTTATCATCTTCAAAAGAAAAGAAATCATGGGCTTTCAAATTAACCACTAAATAAAGATCGCCCCTTTGTTGAGTGATACTATTAAAATTGCCCTTACCGCGCAGACGAATTTTTGTCCCAGATTTGGCACCGGGGGGGATTTTAACTGTGACGGTTTCTGTGCCAAGATTGATTTTAGTTTCAACCCCTCGAAAGGCTTGAGAAAAAGTTAAATTAATGGTTTTTTCTACGTCAACATTAGCGGAAGTTTGCCCGCCAAAACCGCCAAAATCATTAAACCCTGCATTATTTCGGGTATTATAATTAGGACGAGAATTAGTGGAAAAACGTCCTAAAAGTTGATCGATAAATTCGTCAAAATTAGAATATTGACTAAAATCAAAACCATCAAAATTTACTCCAGCGCCCGTCGCCGTGCCACCACTCCAAGGAGATTGATTAGAATTAGACTGCCCCACTTGTTGCCAATAGCGCCCGTATTGATCATATTTTTTCCGTTTATCTGCATCTCCTAATACTTCATAAGCCTCGCTAATTTCTTTGAACTTTTCTTCGGCTGGTTTATTGTCAGGGTTGCGATCTGGATGATATTTGACGGCTAATTTACGAAAAGCCTTCTTGATTTCATCGGCGCTGGCATTTTTACTAACACCTAAAACGGAATAATAATCTTTAAAATCTGTACTTGCCATAACCCTTTTTATTTCAATAAATTATTAATAATTAATCTATTTTTACTTAGTCTCTGTTTTTAATTTAGCAAAATATTAATTTAATTCTAGTGTGGATTTCATCCCATCGATCAATAAACTAAATATTTAGGGGTTGTTGAGGGGAGGTGTTAGGTGTCAGGTGTCAGGTGTCAGGTGAAATGCTTATAAATTAAAGAGTTAAGCCTTTAAACTTTTGCCCTTTGCCCTTTTAACTTTTCCCTTTTTTTAAGATAACCAGCGCCCGTAATCTTCCAGAAAAGTATCATTGAGGATAGAAGCGCGAATTTTATTGGTAAATTGCACCATCTCATGGAGATTATGTAAAGAAATCAAAATAAAACCTAACATTTCTCCTGCTCTGACGAGATGATTAAGATATGCTTTGCTAAAATTTTGACAGGTATAACAAGAACAATTTGAATCAATGGGAGTAAAATCTTCCTTATACTGGGCATTGCGTAGGTTAATGCGCCCACTTGCCAACATTGCCGCGCCATGTCTGCCTAAACGAGTGGGAATAACACAATCAAATAAGTCTATGCCTGAAGCAATGGCGATAACCATTTCCTTGTAAGTGCCTACTCCCATAAGATAACGAGGTTTATTGACTGGTAAGAGGGGCGCTGTGTTACGGACAATTTCATGGATTAACTCCGGTTTTTCCCCCACACTCACCCCCCCAATGGCATAACCGGGTAAATCCAGTTTTGTCAAATCATGCACCGCTTGGGTGCGTAAATCCTGAAAAATGCCCCCTTGCACGATAGCAAATAATGCCTGTTTATCAGTGTTTTGATGGGCTTCTATGCAACGATTTAACCAGCGATAGGTGCGCGCCGTGGCAATTTCCACTTCTTCACGGGTAGCGGTAGCTGGAGGGCATTCATCAAATGCCATAATTACATCAGCACCTAACGCATTTTGAATATGAATAGAATGCTCAGGAGTCATGTTAATTATACGCCCATCTAAGGGAGAGCGAAATTTTACCCCTTCTTCAGAGATTTCTCGTGATTCAGAGAGACTAAATACTTGAAAACCGCCCGAATCGGTCAAAATCGGTTGTTGCCATGCCATAAAACCATGTAATCCCCCTGCTTTTGCCACGATGTCTTCCCCGGGGCGCAAATGTAGGTGATAGGTATTGCCCAAAATCATTTCAGCGCCCATCTCCTTTAGCTGTCGTGGGGTAATGCCTTTTACTGTGCCAACGGTGCCAACGGGCATAAATTTTGGGGTTTGTACTTCCCCATGGGGTGTCTGGAATACGCCGGCGCGCGCCTTGGTTTGGCTACAGGTAGCTTCGACTTGGTAGGAAAAGTTTTGACTCATTTAATTTTGCTAGGAAGACAGGGAGAAGGGGAAGCAGGGGAGAAAGGGAAGCAGAGGGATTATAACTCATAATTTATTCAACCTTTGCCCCTTGCCCTTTGCCCTTTGCCCTTTTAACCTATCATCCATTGTTTTAAAATTCATCATCTAATTGTACATCCCATTTGGCTGCTAAAACCTCGCTTAACATAGCTTCGAGGTTATCAAAACTTAAATCTTGCGTTGGTGATGATTCCTGATTGGTAACGACAAGGGGAATCAATCTTAAAATACGGTTATCTTGCACTAAATCAAAATAAGACTCTTGGGGTGAAATCTGTTTAAGCTGTAAATAGTCAAAACTTTGAATATTGATGTAGAGACTGTTATTAACTACCATTGTGGCTTGGGTTGAATCATTAAACACCTCTAAAATCCACCCTTTACCTTCATTTTGCACTCGCCCATCTAAAGTATGGATGTAGCGAACATGAGTCAAATCATTGATTAGTCTTTTGATATCATCTTTATTTACTAATATACCTGATTCGACTATACACGGCGCTGGTAAAGAACCGAAATTTTGATGATGATTCATAATATTAACCCTTTTTTTCGCTTACAATTATCTATACTAATTTTTTGCAGTAGCCCACCATGTTAATTTTAGGCACGGTAGCTGAAACACCTTCTGCCATTTTTAACGGGGTTTTGGTGCTAACAATTCCAGTATAATTTAACAATTTGTGATTGTTATAAACATTAAAAAACCTTAACTATTGAAACTTAATGCCTGAACTTTTCAAGGAAGCAGTTAGTTTTTATGGTCGTAGATTTTTTAAATTTGTGATTTTTAACAATCTCCATTACCGTTTACTAACCATAATGGATCAGTAAATTTTCTTTTTTACGGTATGCTACGACACAATCTTAACTCAATTTTTCCATTTTGTTCAAAGTTTTTTATAAATTGTGTACTTTTTCAAACTTATGACTAATTTTTTTAACTCTTTTTGCGGTGCTTTGATTTTTTACACGACTATTCCTTGTCCTAATTTCATTTCTCCTGATTTTCAGAAAATTCCCCGTTGGTTGCCTTATATCGGTTTTATTATCGCTGGTTTTCTGGTTTTAGCTTATCAAGGCTTAATTTTTCTTGGTATATCTCCTCTTACTACATCGGTGGTATTGGGGACGCTATGGTTAATCATCACTGGGGGACTACATTTCGATGGAGTGATGGACTCTGCTGATGGTTTAGCGGTTACTAATGCTGAAAAACGTTTACAAGTGATGCGGGATAGTGTGACGGGCGCTTTTGGGGTGATGGCAGGAATTGTGGTTTTTTTTCTCAAGGTTGCTTCCCTTTCGGAAATGGTCGATAATACCTATTTAGCTTTGATTCTAGCGCCCGTCTGGGGGCGATTAGCGCAATTAATGGCTATTGGTTTTTATCCCTATTTACGCCCAGAGGGAAAAGGATTTTTTTTAAAGGAATCACTGCAAACACCAGATTTTATTTTTAGTTTTTTTAGTGTTATTGTCTTAGTTTTGATGCAGTTTTATTACTTTGATCAAAATTGGTTATGGATAATATTAATTAATTTTATCTGTTTTGTCATCGCTGGGGTGACGGGCGCTTGGTTTAACTATAAATTGGGTGGTCATACGGGAGATACTTATGGCGCTACCGTGGAATGGACAGAAGCCCTAATTTTAGTTTTTTTGACTGCTCAATCGTAAACTGTTGACTTATCAATCAACTTTGTTATATCATCTTTGCTGAATAAAGTATTTCAGGTTTCTAGTGCCAAAATTTAAAAAAGGAAAATAGGTGGAGGGCGCTGAATAAATTAAAAGCTTTATTAGACAAACCCTTGGTTCTTAATTGCTTTATTGTAAAAGTGTATAGCACCATCTAAAAAAATTTTACAAAAAATGTAAAGAAATGTTGTCAACTTTGAAAAACTATGTTAAGTTAGTTAACAACTAGTTGACTAATACAAGATCATTACTCAAGGAGAAAAATCATGGAAGATAAAGGAAAATTAGGATTCACCACTTTCGCTGAAAACTGGAATGGCCGTTTAGCAATGCTTGGTTTTGTAATTGGTATTGCCACCGAGTTATTAACTGGACAAGGAATTCTAGCCCAATTAGGTCTAATGTAATTTGTTGGTTTACATATAGTCATCATAACTAAGTAACTGATTAAGTTACATTTATTCATAAGATTTGAAAAGAGAGCTTAGTAGGCTCTCTTTTTTGTTTTTTTATTCTTATCGGTACTTAAACAAAGAAATAAGGCAAACTAAAGTATAAACTATTTATAGTAATCATTTTAGGTCGCTATGAAAGAAACAACATCTTCCTCCATTTCCAGCGCCCCTGTACAAGAATGAGTAAGGAGGGCTTTATCAATAGTAGTTGATAATAATTTAGGTTTATTTGTTGTGCATAATTAGTTAATGTTTTATCTTTATGTTGACTCATAAAACCACCACCCATAGGGTATTGATGAATTCTTGAGGCGGTCCAAAAACCTTCGTCAATGTTAGTGGTGGCAAAGTTGTCTGGTTTATCTAGTAAACGATTTCTTACTTTAATCATTTCTCTGAAAATACAGTGTAAATCGTAAATATCTTCTGCCCATAATGGATTATAAATTGTTCTTAATAACCTAGAATAATTGTTCGAGTGGTGGGCGCTGTGAATACTACCTACGGAAATTTTTTGAAAATTATTTTTAACTTCGTTGGGTGATTCTCCCATAGTGGGATGATCATTTTTTTAGTGAAGTTTATCCTTATTTTATTAAGAGCGTATTGAACTTTTTCAGGCAGAATCAAACCACGAATAGCGACAAATTTATTTTTAATTAAAATTTCTTTCATTTTAGTAAAATTTAAGCTATTGAGATCATCAATTTGGAATAAACTTTCCTGAAGAATTTCTTGTTTTGACTGATTTAACATGGCTTTTAAATTGGTTTAATTGAGGTGTTTTTTATAAACAGCTGGAATTCCGGCAACTAAAACCTTTGGTTCAACATTTTTGAGAACTACTGCACCGGCTGCAATAAAGGAGTATTCACCAATTTTAATATCTTCTCTTACTATAGACCCAATTCCAAGAGTTGCTCCAGCGCCCACCACTAC
This sequence is a window from Cyanobacterium sp. T60_A2020_053. Protein-coding genes within it:
- the tgt gene encoding tRNA guanosine(34) transglycosylase Tgt; protein product: MSQNFSYQVEATCSQTKARAGVFQTPHGEVQTPKFMPVGTVGTVKGITPRQLKEMGAEMILGNTYHLHLRPGEDIVAKAGGLHGFMAWQQPILTDSGGFQVFSLSESREISEEGVKFRSPLDGRIINMTPEHSIHIQNALGADVIMAFDECPPATATREEVEIATARTYRWLNRCIEAHQNTDKQALFAIVQGGIFQDLRTQAVHDLTKLDLPGYAIGGVSVGEKPELIHEIVRNTAPLLPVNKPRYLMGVGTYKEMVIAIASGIDLFDCVIPTRLGRHGAAMLASGRINLRNAQYKEDFTPIDSNCSCYTCQNFSKAYLNHLVRAGEMLGFILISLHNLHEMVQFTNKIRASILNDTFLEDYGRWLS
- a CDS encoding adenosylcobinamide-GDP ribazoletransferase, with product MTNFFNSFCGALIFYTTIPCPNFISPDFQKIPRWLPYIGFIIAGFLVLAYQGLIFLGISPLTTSVVLGTLWLIITGGLHFDGVMDSADGLAVTNAEKRLQVMRDSVTGAFGVMAGIVVFFLKVASLSEMVDNTYLALILAPVWGRLAQLMAIGFYPYLRPEGKGFFLKESLQTPDFIFSFFSVIVLVLMQFYYFDQNWLWIILINFICFVIAGVTGAWFNYKLGGHTGDTYGATVEWTEALILVFLTAQS
- a CDS encoding ComEC family competence protein → MLTREQKSVYLVLLAYILGLLLTGIDLDWLNLSNGYGLLYLIILVFTTIIGVICQQINKQMPSLKWLIIAGMVIVSAHHHYQLRLPNILDSDISYELTNYENETVEITGKIITSPQVNRSEKRRFILAVESYQNQPKTGKIYVTAPLLPTQNLFPSTKIKIIGKLYQPSPSTSPGGFNFANFLARQGIFTGFTAQEVKLEKFGNAYQQSIFWLRQRIIQTHVRYLNIPDGLLVSGMVIGSRGVDLPAYLQDSFRDAGLSHVLAASGFHVSLLLGVILSLTDKFSPVVRFSIGISALLMYVTITGFSPSVMRAGLMGLAVLLGIILQRPSLVLPSLLLSAVILLLINPLWIWDIGFQFSFLATFGLIITLPSIISRLDFLPPTIANLIAVPLSATIWILPLQGYIFNRLSLYSVITNIIATPFVLIISLGGMITGFLGLFLPVISSALTLILFPFTWLLIHLVNIVNNLPFASLAIGNLSLIIILVIYTIYLLIWTFPFWQKRWMWLGLFSLTLVIFPLIYQKLSLVQITMMEGADIPVIVIQNQRHNYLINLPNKDFLNYTLKSFFSYQGINNLDLAINNDDQNSQIALNNLTQFINLKNQEKISANSIKLKNIDNSENIVQWELNQEKWLLLKEYQDMQTFPNNIDNLIISGENLTTENIQQIQPQNIITYQNINSKLAEQLANLSINLYSLSGGRALVWQPQKGFYYYDQES
- a CDS encoding high light inducible protein; protein product: MEDKGKLGFTTFAENWNGRLAMLGFVIGIATELLTGQGILAQLGLM
- a CDS encoding J domain-containing protein, with product MASTDFKDYYSVLGVSKNASADEIKKAFRKLAVKYHPDRNPDNKPAEEKFKEISEAYEVLGDADKRKKYDQYGRYWQQVGQSNSNQSPWSGGTATGAGVNFDGFDFSQYSNFDEFIDQLLGRFSTNSRPNYNTRNNAGFNDFGGFGGQTSANVDVEKTINLTFSQAFRGVETKINLGTETVTVKIPPGAKSGTKIRLRGKGNFNSITQQRGDLYLVVNLKAHDFFSFEDDKLVCELPISPSEAVLGAEISVPTPDGNVNVKIPAGIKHGQSLRLKGKGWSSAKGARGDLLVKIALITPTNISIQEKELHQKIQEITNFNPRQSMANIKL